The nucleotide window AACTATTGCCATATTGCTCTCAAATATATTTAATCATAGAGCTGCCTAAAATCCTGTACCAATTTAGAATTAAAATAGATACTGTTGCAGGTTTGTTTTTCAGGGCACGATAACTATATGCTGGTTGAAGCATGTGCTACAGCAATACCCTTGCCACTACATGTCTTGAATATGCTTGtgaaaaagctatttttctttGAAGCTCATTAGTGATTTACAAAAGTTTAACTCATGAATATAAAAGACCTGTACAACTCCATGTACAGGAACAAAACAGCATCAAAACATACTGTACTTGCACATTCTATTAACTAAAGTAATGGTTATTTCTAAAAGCAAAACTGCACCTCAACATTTATCAGATTAAACAGGTGAAACTACAATATTAAAAGTTGTcctttacaaaataatttcctgaaaatataaaaccatGTGCACTGCCACAAAATAGTTGAGTAGGTTCTTTCAAATCCTCAATCACCATCAATATGTTGCAAAGATCCAAAAGGCACAAGGAGCTCATGAGCTAAGCACTGCCAAGCTTGAAGtagttttggtgggttttacTGGGTCCATACGAAACAGCAGTCAATTGTGTGAAGTTTCTTAGGATGAGTCATTAACAGAAAATCTACAGACAAAAAATGCAAGTTAAGAAATTTGTTAATCACATTGCTTCAGCTAGGCAAACAGCatataaatatttctgcatCACTAAACTAGTACATACATGCCTTCATCTCAATGGCTCATAGTACAAAACCCACCAGAAGTGATATTCTCAAGAAAACACTCCAAAAAAAGGTATGAAAAAGAGTCTCTGTCTCTTCTCTATTGCCTGTAAATATGCTTAAGACAAACCTGCAGGCTAAATTAAAGAAGCAAGATATAGCAACTACAGTAAAGCTGCAGCACTTCAAGACCAGATAGAGTAATTGTTAGTGTTAGTTTTGGTCTCAGACAGAAGTGTTACCTGTAACTAACTACAAAGCTAAAGCACTGGACATAGCAGATCTCCCTTTTATCACTGAGCTACTTACTTCTGAAATTTCTCCATAAGTTTCTTCACCATCTTATCTGTGATCCCTGGACACGTTGCTTCTGCCACATTGATGCTTTTCTCAAGTTCCTCAATTGCTTTCTTTCTGCTAGCATTATTTGTGTCCTGCTGCTTGAGCTGAGGAGCAAACCAAAGAAGTTAAAATTCAGAAAAGTTAGTAGACATTTGGCTAATACTTTCAACGAAGATTTTTAAGCCAACACTTACCTCAGCAAACACAGGTGTGATTATCATAGTTAAACAACTCAGGGTTTTAACAAGATCCTGATCCTAGAAGTTAACAAATATAGATTACATCAGCATACTACAACATATACAAGCATATATACAACATACACATGGCCTCTTAGCACAGCACATGTGATTTTGGAAGTTGAGTTAAATTTAACGAAGTGTTTAAAATACATTACAAAACCCACAAAGACACAGTACATCAACAAATGTTGTAGGATGTTGAAACAAATGCCTGATGACACATCTGAAACAATTTCATTCAGCATCAGAaaaacagttcagtttttcctcACTAGTAAGAGAGTTTAAAATTCCCATCTATATTACTGATCTACAGTACATCTGCAGTGTATTTTGCATTTGAGGCTGACATAGCATAGGAAATATCACTAACATCTCTTGAACAGCAAAAAATCCAGTCAGTTCTTATGAAAAGTGAAGTTACTAAGCTTTATCACTATCTTCCTTAAACTGCCTTCAGAAGCAGCAGTTAGAAAGAAGAACTCCTGTGTCTGTACTTACCGTCCCGTTCTGGAGCTTCTTTGCATCCGGCTTCTTCCGAACTGTAGTGAAGCTCCACTCAGGATGGGAATTATTCTCTTTGTTGCTGGACTCCCTGAAACAAAAAGGACATGATGTACATAATACTAGCCACAACAGAACACCAAGCAAGCACAGGTAACCCTAACACATAACAAGTCTATCAGGATTAGTTCCGTATTCCTTaaaataagaaggaaaacaTGTATTGAAACATTATCGGAACTTTGAAAGAGGCTGAATAATTTGAAATGTGaccaaaagcaaacagaagatGTTATCTGCCTACAAGGCTTACCTTCTCCCATGGCATCCCATTTAAGAGTTATCTGATAGCCAGAAAAACAAGACACTTACAGAAAACATGTTGTTCCACAGGCACTATGCAAACTTCTTCATGCACCTCAACTGTGCTCTGCAATATCTCTAATTGTGATTCAGTGGTTTTGGTACAACCACTAGCCTCAGACTAGGAAATAGACAGCACTTAAACAGAACTGAAATTGAGCTTAAAGAAAGACAATTTAAAGACGATAAAATAAACTTACGAATCTGAACCATCGGAATCACTTTCATCACTACTGTGTCCCTCTGCTTTCCATCTCTTAAATCTATCAATCAGTTCTGTCAGATAGGAAGTCTTCTTGGCATTTTTCATAATGAATTTGTGCTTCAGAAGTTCTTTTGCAGTGGGGCGCTGTAAGaaacattaattatttaatgttATGCTAACATTTCGTGACTTTAAATGCTAATAGGGGAGACCTAGTAAGACAACAGGCTTCTAGAGTTAACTTGTATAATATCAGGAAATTAGTGAAACAGGAAGTGAGAAAAGCCAGTAATCCACGTTTATGAGCATGCTAAAAATATGATCAAGTCACCCATAGACTATACAGCTTATCCTTCTACGTTAGAAGGTCACACCCAGGAAAATGACTAATGAAAACTCTCCAATGCAACGTTTCCTTGTAAACTGAATTCAAACAGCAAAAGTTGTACTGAAGAAAAGGATTTCAGATGATTCTCCCCTCTGTTAAAGCTTCTCTTCTGACATTATCCTAGTTTAGATTGCATTTAGGAATCTGCCTCTGCCACTGTAATTTCTTTCAGCattctctttcctccttttgagtattttaaacaaaacaaactagGATAAAGACAGAGATATTAAAAAGCACCACTAAAATTCACAGTGCAAAGTACAgtccttaaaattatttcactcACTGAGGATGCACAATGCCAGCAAAATACTTCACAAGCATAGgagagcagaaaacaaaactgaaacatCTACACAACACATACACACATTTATCTACTCACAAATGTTGGGTCCTTATTCAGACATGCATCAATAAATTCTTTAAAAGGTTTACTGAAGTCTCCTAATAAAGTGGGAGGATTGTTTTTCGGAATGAGGAACAGAACTCTCATTGGATGCATATCCGAGTTGGGAGGCTCCCCCTTGGCCAGTTCAATTGCAGTGATGCCCAGTGACCAAATGTCAGCctgagagagggaaaaggaactGTTAGTACAAAATTATGGGCTGCCATGACTAAGTATCCAGTAACTGACATCTTCACATATAATGCATctatataataaaattaatgttgGCCTAGGCCGATAAACATTCCCTTCTAACACTTCAGGAACACCTGACTCACCTGGTTGATTTAATCAGTCTTTAATGACAAACATCTAGATCATAATTTTTGCTGCAGTTGGTGTTCTAACACTGCCAGCAAGTTAAATGGACACCTAGATTTACACACTTTTGGAAAACCTTCAGAAATATTGATCTTCTTTTGATGTTTTCCACATGTTAATGACAAATTGCCACAAATTTCCTATGTCTAATTCAGAGTTTGTTTAGGTATCCAACCTTGTTTGACAGCTTACTCTAAATGAACAAGGCAGAAAGCTGAATCAAATCCAGCAGGGGATCACTTAATTTCTTTCCTAACAGATTGCTTGATGAATTTAGCTGGAGAATTATTGACAACTAGTTAGACTTGAAACCACTTGAAGCACCAAGTTCACAGTGTAAGACACAGCAGAATAATGAAGTACTATTTATTTTATCGAAAAGCATCATTATAAACAAATTCTCCCTTTCTACCAAAACTTAGTATGATATTTGGATATCATACATAAAATactagtattttaaaattttttcctgattttgatttcttttcccaagtgaaatatattattatttgcATCTTTTTAGATGAGCCACATTAGCTACTTAGATCACTAAAGGTGTTTCTCGTTTAAAAAGTGTTTGGCTGTAGTTGACTACACTTGGCACAGAATCATAAACCAAAACTACCCACAGAGTGAACAAGAATTATAATTTGCATCTCTCCAATATTCCTTTTTGTTCACAAGACCTAAAATAGCTGTACTTCATAGCAAAGAACGAAACTAACTCACTGTTTATTACTGAAATACCATAACCAACAATTGTGTATTggagcaaaattattttaaagaagaataTGGGGCTTACAAATCTCTGGCACTACTAAAATGTATCAAATTTCCAgtttattttccagctttttggAGTAGAGAGAGAAGACGACTAAAATTCAGTCCAGATACCAAAACAGTCATCAATATTAGTCTAGAAACTAAAGTGTATGCTATCCAAATCCTTCATCTCTCCTACCAAAGGTTTTTATCTTCTGTACTCTCCCACCAGCCTACtggcatggaaaaaaaagggggaagacATTGCTCTTGCAAGACACTGAGGAGATATGGAACACAAAAGATTAGGTTGCTGGGGAAATGTAAATGAAGGTGTGGTAAAGCTGATCTATACACAGGGCAAGCAGAAGAATTATTCCCAATCTGACTGGCCAACACACATTCTTTAAGCAGGGTAGAGAGCTTTTCCAAAATGCCCTAGGGAACACGTTACACGGGGACCACTGAAACCCTAAACAGGAGAATTCCAACTTTTTTATCAGCAAGAACACTTGTGACAAGTACACAAATTCCTTCAAGTCTGACTGATGCTGGGAAGGTCTCCTGGAGTGTGGAAGCTTTCAGGACACTTCAGATATCCACcaatttttctttatatgcACATAATGTAAGTATAGTTTCATGTCTACTATTTGAGAAAAAGCAGTTAGGGAAGTATTACTTTACACATACCAAGGTTTTTATTCTCTTGATGCTATTTTAAGGTTTTGTCTACAGAGTGTGGAAAGTCCAATGCCAGACTGAAACACACTGCTGTTTCACCCACCACATACTCTAGGACATTGTGTGGTTTTACATACAGAAGAGGGGACTGTTCCCTCCTTATTGTCATTTCTAGCACCAGTTCTCAGCTCTCAGAAAAACATGGAAGAACTCTGCTTTTCTACTGCTAGTTTACATAGGGAAACTCTCCTTTGCAATTAGTCACCCATCAAGAGCTCTCATGACAAAGAAAGCACAAGGTACCACAATGCTACTAAGCCATAGCCACAAAGTTACTTCTTATGTTCTCAAGACCCATGCTAAAATTTTCAGCATTACATAGATCCTCAGAAATACCCTTTGAGAAATTATACCCAGAGCTGTATGTATAGAACTGTAAGAAGAAATTAACATTTTGGCCACAATCTTGGCTTTAAATGAACTGCCATGTTCTGGTGGCATTTTACTTTCTGAGTGCTTTATTACTGTTTGAATTAAATGCAGAACATTGAAGTGAAACCAAATCAACCAACCACCCCACATTCAGGGAGTTGCTCTGAAAGAGACATGACATCACCATTTTACTTTCTACCTGAATACAATGACATGTAACTACTATATAAAACCAATTAAATCCTacctttaattttattatttgaaacCCTGTAATTTcaaatctacttttttttccctccctacACTGATACAGctaaaagcaaaaaatcaaaacaaatgctGTTGGATAATCAGATACAAAAAAAAGTTCTACTTACTTTTGAATCATATGCTGACTGCTGAATAACTTCAGGGGCCATCCAAAATGGGGTTCCCACAAAGGTATTTCTCTTAATTTGTGTGTCTGTTAGCTGCCCAGCAACTCCAAAATCAGCAAGTTTAACATCACCTTGTTCTGATAACAAGACATTGGCAGCTGCCAAGGGGAAGTAATATAATAACTAATTAGAATACTGTTTTATGGTTTTAAAAGGCTTTAACAAAGTAATATTTGAAATGTTGCACACCTTTTATATCcctgtgaattttcttctctgagtGTAGGTAGTCAAGACCTTTCAAGATTTCCTTTAGCATAGTAGCAATCTGGAACTCATCAAATGGGCCAGCACGCAGCTTTGGAAAAAAgacacattaaaataattttagtctTGCATCTAATTTTTGCCTTGCTttgattaaattaaattttaaaccTGAAACATTTTCCAAAATTAGAGAACTaacaaaaataatgtaatattcAATGCAATATGTCAATATTCTAATTGAAATAGATGCCACTGGAATGATCACCTTCATATCTCCTCTACTGCAAACACACTGAAAATGCTCTTACTCCTCAAACATCCACTGTCTGCTCCCCTCAGCATGcaaaacacaagaaaagcaACAACTAACTTTCCAAAAAGTTGTATTTCCTACAAGCAGCAAACACAGCAGACTGAACTTTGCAATTTAGATTACGTAAATTAAGAAaaccaatttattttaaaacagattaaTCTGTTGACTGCGGGTTTTAAATTTAATGATGCAGTTTTTACTTTCCCAGTATTTTTGATTCCATGCTTGCTTTTGTATCAAGACCATGACATGCTACTATAAAGTTGCTAATGGATTAAGTGTATCCTTTACACATTAGAAAGCTatgcaaataaaagaaattaaagtgaGCAATCAAAAAAATACCAACAATTCAGCACCAAAACAGTGAACATCCTGAAATTATGGTACGGCAAAGCGaggcaaaactgaaattttgttCTAAAATTTTATTCCTCTACAGGTTCAGTGATTTAAACTGGCACTAGCAATAGCTATTTCCCTGTTTCTGACACTCCACAGAATACAATCAATTACTCAAAAGTGTTAAGAGTACCTCACAGCCTCTTCCTCAAAAGGGCCAAGTTCTAGAGCTACAAACTACCACATGCTACACCTAATCACTATGCTTTTGATGAGCTGATGTGATGTAATTTCATGAAGAACTATAAAAAGATTTGTGAAGTCAAGCACATACTTCAGCTCTCACAGACAGGACCCCTGTTAGCACAAACATAATTATTACCACTCTGTAATAGTGAAGACATCGTATTTTCCCTTCAGAATCACACAAAGACTGAGCTATATTATCTTACAGGAAAGGGTGGGTCTGTAATGTGGCAGCTGAGGCAGAGCTGCACTGAAACCATGGGGAAACCACATTCACACTCAGTGGACTGTGCTTGTGCACTCCCCAGGCTATACCTCTATGAATGCCACACTATCTCAAGTAAAAGGCACTTTCATGCTTAACTGAAAATACCTGAACATGGAAAACCCAACATCTTTTAACCAGTTAAAATTAACTGTCTGTGGACACACTCTCCTGATTCATTCCTGAGACCCAAAGctaaaggaaatgttttttacTGAACTGTAATAAATTCTACTTGGAGGAAGTGGGAAGAGATGGACAGAGGACCCCAAGCCTCCATCAAACAT belongs to Lonchura striata isolate bLonStr1 chromosome 14, bLonStr1.mat, whole genome shotgun sequence and includes:
- the STK26 gene encoding serine/threonine-protein kinase 26 isoform X2, with the translated sequence MAHSPVAVQVPGMQNHRADPEELFTKLERIGKGSFGEVFKGIDNRTQQVVAIKIIDLEEAEDEIEDIQQEITVLSQCDSPYVTKYYGSYLKGTKLWIIMEYLGGGSALDLLRAGPFDEFQIATMLKEILKGLDYLHSEKKIHRDIKAANVLLSEQGDVKLADFGVAGQLTDTQIKRNTFVGTPFWMAPEVIQQSAYDSKADIWSLGITAIELAKGEPPNSDMHPMRVLFLIPKNNPPTLLGDFSKPFKEFIDACLNKDPTFRPTAKELLKHKFIMKNAKKTSYLTELIDRFKRWKAEGHSSDESDSDGSDSESSNKENNSHPEWSFTTVRKKPDAKKLQNGTDQDLVKTLSCLTMIITPVFAELKQQDTNNASRKKAIEELEKSINVAEATCPGITDKMVKKLMEKFQKFSVNDSS
- the STK26 gene encoding serine/threonine-protein kinase 26 isoform X1, which translates into the protein MAHSPVAVQVPGMQNHRADPEELFTKLERIGKGSFGEVFKGIDNRTQQVVAIKIIDLEEAEDEIEDIQQEITVLSQCDSPYVTKYYGSYLKGTKLWIIMEYLGGGSALDLLRAGPFDEFQIATMLKEILKGLDYLHSEKKIHRDIKAANVLLSEQGDVKLADFGVAGQLTDTQIKRNTFVGTPFWMAPEVIQQSAYDSKADIWSLGITAIELAKGEPPNSDMHPMRVLFLIPKNNPPTLLGDFSKPFKEFIDACLNKDPTFRPTAKELLKHKFIMKNAKKTSYLTELIDRFKRWKAEGHSSDESDSDGSDSESSNKENNSHPEWSFTTVRKKPDAKKLQNGTDQDLVKTLSCLTMIITPVFAELKQQDTNNASRKKAIEELEKSINVAEATCPGITDKMVKKLMEKFQNIHAWVEGSQRSRASHVTYLTRRYRCNTSVLCGGVVSPVRYLYTFLF